From Kineosporia succinea, the proteins below share one genomic window:
- a CDS encoding cation:dicarboxylate symporter family transporter, translated as MSQTQAPEAPKRRDRTHFLYIAVIAAVVAGAIVGLVFPDFGADLKPLGTGFVALIKMMISPIIFCTIVLGVGSIREAAKVGKVGGLTLAYFITMSTIALIVGLVVGNFLHPGSGLDLSGLEGSGAAAAGSTEAETTTDFILGIIPTTIVSALTEGEVLQTLLVALLVGFAVQQLGSTGQSVLNAVSVIQKLVFRVLSMIMWLAPVGAFGAIAAVVGATGTDALVSLARIMFAFYITCAIFVFVFLGLLLRVTTGINIFSLLKYLGREFLLIVSTSSSESALPRLIAKMEHLGVSKPVVGITVPTGYSFNLDGTAIYLTMASLFIAEALGDPLSIGEQFALLGFMIIASKGAAGVTGAGIATLAGGLQSHRPDLVDGVGLIVGIDRFMSEARAVTNFAGNAVATVIIGTWVGEFDKETALRTFRGENPFDEQTLVDDHGAPVVHGGESAATKDVSVTDQSAKVSV; from the coding sequence ATGTCGCAGACCCAGGCACCCGAGGCACCAAAGCGCCGAGATCGCACGCATTTCCTCTACATAGCGGTGATCGCGGCCGTCGTCGCCGGTGCGATCGTCGGCCTGGTCTTCCCCGACTTCGGCGCCGACCTCAAGCCTCTGGGCACCGGCTTCGTGGCCCTGATCAAGATGATGATCTCGCCGATCATCTTCTGCACGATCGTCCTGGGTGTCGGCTCGATCCGGGAGGCCGCGAAGGTCGGCAAGGTCGGTGGCCTGACCCTGGCCTACTTCATCACGATGTCGACGATCGCCCTGATCGTGGGCCTGGTCGTGGGCAACTTCCTGCACCCGGGTTCCGGTCTGGACCTGAGCGGGCTGGAGGGCTCGGGCGCGGCCGCCGCCGGCAGCACCGAGGCCGAGACCACCACCGACTTCATCCTGGGCATCATCCCCACCACCATCGTCTCGGCCCTGACCGAGGGCGAGGTGCTGCAGACGCTGCTCGTGGCCCTGCTCGTCGGCTTCGCCGTGCAGCAGCTGGGCTCGACCGGCCAGTCGGTGCTCAACGCGGTCAGCGTGATCCAGAAGCTGGTCTTCCGGGTGCTGAGCATGATCATGTGGCTCGCCCCGGTCGGTGCCTTCGGCGCGATCGCGGCGGTGGTCGGCGCGACCGGCACGGACGCCCTGGTCAGCCTGGCCCGGATCATGTTCGCCTTCTACATCACCTGCGCGATCTTCGTGTTCGTGTTCCTCGGCCTGCTGCTGCGGGTGACCACCGGGATCAACATCTTCTCGCTGCTCAAGTACCTGGGCCGGGAGTTCCTGCTGATCGTGTCCACGTCCTCGTCCGAGTCGGCCCTGCCGCGGCTCATCGCGAAGATGGAGCACCTGGGCGTCTCCAAGCCGGTCGTGGGCATCACCGTTCCCACCGGCTACTCGTTCAACCTGGACGGCACGGCCATCTACCTGACCATGGCGTCGCTGTTCATCGCCGAGGCGCTGGGTGACCCGCTGAGCATCGGTGAGCAGTTCGCGCTGCTGGGCTTCATGATCATCGCCTCGAAGGGTGCGGCGGGGGTGACCGGCGCCGGCATCGCGACCCTGGCCGGTGGCCTGCAGTCGCACCGCCCCGACCTGGTCGACGGCGTCGGCCTGATCGTCGGCATCGACCGGTTCATGTCCGAGGCCCGCGCTGTCACCAACTTCGCGGGCAACGCCGTCGCGACCGTCATCATCGGCACCTGGGTCGGCGAGTTCGACAAGGAGACGGCGCTGCGCACCTTCCGCGGCGAGAACCCGTTCGACGAGCAGACTCTCGTGGACGACCACGGCGCCCCGGTGGTTCACGGCGGCGAAAGTGCTGCAACCAAGGACGTTTCGGTGACCGATCAGTCGGCGAAGGTTTCCGTCTGA
- a CDS encoding SHOCT domain-containing protein, translated as MAWNEQGNPIATFMGGYLSPEIYENSPASMIVSYRGGLPFEAPGRTHAYYLLIRTEGFYLHCTESRTGLTLKGNQIGVLSAPWNTLDAFHLNSGQATRAHLPALAAFGVLGLATRREPGTYLEVSVSGYTALLYSSIAVHKLRVLFLGYVGKYCPQERHKFFANGSPLAGARNEVPSAPLASVSQRLRDLTALHEDGLISDEEFAKKRRALMDLL; from the coding sequence ATGGCCTGGAATGAGCAAGGCAACCCCATTGCAACATTTATGGGAGGATATCTATCTCCGGAAATATATGAGAACTCCCCCGCATCGATGATTGTCTCATACAGGGGAGGATTACCTTTTGAGGCTCCCGGCAGAACACATGCATACTACCTTCTGATTCGCACCGAGGGATTCTATCTTCACTGCACCGAATCTCGTACAGGATTAACACTCAAAGGGAATCAAATCGGGGTTCTATCGGCCCCCTGGAACACGCTGGACGCCTTCCATCTGAACTCCGGGCAGGCCACCCGGGCCCATCTTCCCGCACTGGCTGCTTTCGGAGTCTTGGGGCTTGCCACAAGACGTGAGCCTGGCACCTACCTAGAAGTATCCGTTTCTGGATATACCGCCCTACTCTATTCGAGTATCGCCGTGCACAAACTTCGCGTTCTCTTCCTTGGATATGTGGGGAAATATTGCCCCCAGGAGCGTCATAAATTCTTCGCAAACGGTTCTCCGCTCGCTGGTGCGCGCAATGAGGTTCCCTCAGCCCCTTTAGCAAGCGTTTCGCAACGACTTAGAGACTTGACCGCCCTGCATGAAGACGGCCTGATCAGCGACGAGGAGTTTGCAAAAAAGCGAAGGGCGCTCATGGATCTTCTTTAG